AAAAAGTTTTCTCAATTCAAACTATCGAATTTTTacacattaaattaattattttccaactGAAATAAATAGtcgatcataaataaatattttcgggtgaaaaaaatatttctcccataaaagtattttttttctcagcagtactataatgaataaatatgcaagtttgtatatatgtacacacgcgtttgtatgtatgtgtaaatatatatgcatatatattcataaatatataaatttcacgAGTCAGGGTTTATTTCTGTTTGGACGGTCACGTAAGCATTTCGTAAGCTAAAGCGCTAAAGTGGTAAAACTTAGTTTGCTTCTCAAGATTGGCAAGTTTCATGTTTTCTCGTTCAGTTGCTCAACTTAACTTCCGCTACTACGGTATGGTAATAAATCAACGGTATTTCCATGGTGGAAATGCTATTCCCCGTTGGCGTTGTACGGCCTTAGGGCCAGTTGACGTGTTGGTAACATTTGCgcacaataataatgaacaatGGACTTTGGTAAATGAAAATGCAAATCGAGCGGTGGTAGTGGGCTTATGACTTAGAACTGCTACCGTATATATACTgctaccatatatatatatatatatatatataaatatatacatatatttaaacacatatacatgtagaTAAATACTTAGTTGGCAGTTGGTTGTTATGTGCTCTGGGCGTACTATTGTCACCTGGTGATTCGTGACTTGCAAGACACTGAGTGACACTACGTGTGTTactatgtatgtatatatgtgcaGCAGGTATTAATAGGCACTTTGAGAGATATGTGTTATTGTGGATTATGTCTTTCGTCTTGGATATTATACTCCAACATATTGAGGTTGCAGTGACAGTAATCTcagaagataataaaataatttaaaattaaaaatgatcgtaGGTCATAATGTCAATACTGATAGCCTCATTAGTGGCATCTTGTAATAAAGATTCAGTTCGCTGAGAAATTGAACGGTCATATTGTATAGTATTGTGAGAAAAGtagttttttaagtaaaaagtataattgaatgttgattatttgaaatagttgcaagtttaatttaatctaaatGCTTCTCGGTTTTAACTTTCGGGTCTTGTGACATAAACTTTCGTCTTAGTCATGCCTTTGAAATGGTATAACATTTAATCACTCCAGTGAACACGGCACTGTGTCTCTCTTTAGATCTCTTCAGTGACTCAGTACTTCCAGTGGTTTAATCAATATCAAACTGGACGTatcttgtaatttattttatctatttgcAATTCATTACTATTCGTCAATAGTAATCACGGTAAGTattttcatcatcattttGAAATGAACTTACACCGTTTGATTCTTGTTTTCACTTCGATGTCAAGTAAGTCaagataatttcattaaattattatgtaacaaaaatcatataaatatattgtaattagtTAGTTAGAGTAGTTTGTTATCAagttatcatttatatattaacgCTATTTATTCTCATGactttttcagttatttttgcATCATTAAAAATGGCACGGTGTAATTTGTGTGATTGCAATCATTGTGATGATGGTAGTAAAGTAATCAGTATTCGGGAAAATAAGTTaagtgatgatgatgatgacgataaAGAAAATGAGAAGATTGGTAATGACGATGACAATGAAACCTCGTTAGAGTATCAATTGGTATTAAAAGAAGATTTGGATGGTGATGGAATTTTCACGATTTGTGCACGAGATCGTGACCATGAGGATCGATCTTTTCCAAGTATTTGTCACATGTTGTGTCACAATTCTTGTACTGAATTTAACgccaaagaaaataaagaaagtaatgGAACGTACGACGTGATGGCGTACAGAACGAGTAAGCAATGAGGATCATTTATCAGTTTCTATTTTCACGTCGGGCTTATAACACTTTCATAAATATCACTCTTTTTATATtcatctatacatatattttatttgttatttattgtttttttttctgctttttcatttatttatttatttatttcttatagaTTATTATAAACTCCACGATGGTCCTTGTCGGAGACATTATACGTAATCAACAGTGcgtgtaattaaaaacaaaaataatacaatcaATTTTACTAgggaatatttttgttaataagttataaaactAAGTACTcttaaatgtaataatttatttgaacaaaaaatatttttatatctaagtTTCACAAATAGTAGAGtccactaattaatttaaatagataaatcaagttttatttataaaata
The sequence above is drawn from the Microplitis demolitor isolate Queensland-Clemson2020A chromosome 3, iyMicDemo2.1a, whole genome shotgun sequence genome and encodes:
- the LOC103577525 gene encoding uncharacterized protein LOC103577525, whose translation is MNLHRLILVFTSMSIIFASLKMARCNLCDCNHCDDGSKVISIRENKLSDDDDDDKENEKIGNDDDNETSLEYQLVLKEDLDGDGIFTICARDRDHEDRSFPSICHMLCHNSCTEFNAKENKESNGTYDVMAYRTNYYKLHDGPCRRHYT